A window of the Myxococcus fulvus genome harbors these coding sequences:
- a CDS encoding SDR family NAD(P)-dependent oxidoreductase, giving the protein MKLLSQCAIVTGGAQGIGLAVASRLMREGTHVLVFGRTETKVVEAAERLNREAEGRARAVPFAGDVCRVDDVERAHECATRELGLPGILVNNAGTVSLSLLMDLPEDELDRLFAVNLKGPFLCLKTFARALIARNQPGAVVNVSSLCQTVVSEGLGHYSASKAALAQLSRAAALELGRHNIRVNVVAPGATHTPQAAAFIEGPTMHRELLARTPLGRAHALADEVARVVMFLCSEDSVWVTGESLDVDGGNHLRGLPNYWEALNPPR; this is encoded by the coding sequence GTGAAGCTCCTCTCTCAATGCGCCATCGTCACGGGTGGTGCGCAGGGAATCGGTCTGGCCGTCGCCTCGCGGCTCATGCGCGAGGGCACCCACGTGCTCGTTTTCGGACGCACGGAGACGAAGGTGGTGGAGGCGGCCGAGCGTCTCAATCGCGAGGCGGAGGGGCGCGCGCGCGCCGTCCCCTTCGCGGGAGACGTGTGTCGGGTGGACGACGTCGAGCGTGCCCACGAGTGCGCCACGCGCGAGCTGGGGCTGCCCGGCATCCTGGTGAACAACGCGGGCACGGTGTCGCTGTCGCTGCTGATGGACCTGCCCGAGGACGAACTGGACAGGCTGTTCGCGGTGAACCTGAAGGGGCCCTTCCTCTGCTTGAAGACCTTCGCCCGCGCGCTCATCGCCCGGAATCAGCCGGGCGCGGTCGTGAATGTCTCGTCGCTGTGCCAGACGGTGGTGTCGGAGGGCCTGGGGCACTACAGCGCGTCCAAGGCGGCGCTCGCCCAGCTCTCACGCGCGGCGGCGCTGGAGCTGGGGCGTCACAACATCCGCGTGAATGTCGTCGCGCCGGGCGCCACCCACACGCCCCAGGCCGCGGCCTTCATCGAGGGGCCGACGATGCACCGCGAGCTGTTGGCGCGCACGCCGCTGGGGCGCGCGCACGCGCTGGCGGACGAGGTGGCGCGGGTGGTGATGTTCCTGTGCTCCGAGGACTCCGTCTGGGTGACGGGCGAGAGCCTGGACGTGGACGGCGGCAACCACCTGCGCGGACTGCCCAACTACTGGGAGGCGCTGAACCCGCCCCGGTAG